A genomic segment from Streptomyces sp. NBC_00654 encodes:
- a CDS encoding MerR family transcriptional regulator, with product MKDLYSISEVAEAFGLTVATLRFYEERGLVQHSERRGRVRHYRREDLARLAYAQLWHDDGMLTLTETSAIVDSEQLDDRLSLIVAQRDAMRERIEKLDRAVTVLTHMLGCRTDKALDCPMTGGYIRGRVDAALDGTPHTTDFWPEGGGGTQDGDDTRSGRRATGDGSDAHTRSGTQDGGGAH from the coding sequence GTGAAGGACCTGTACTCGATCAGCGAGGTCGCGGAGGCGTTCGGGCTGACCGTCGCGACCCTCCGCTTCTACGAGGAGCGCGGGCTCGTCCAGCACAGCGAGCGCCGGGGGCGCGTCCGCCACTACCGGCGCGAGGACCTCGCCCGGCTCGCGTACGCCCAGCTCTGGCACGACGACGGCATGCTCACGCTCACGGAGACGAGCGCCATCGTGGACAGCGAGCAGCTCGACGACCGGCTCTCGCTCATCGTCGCCCAGCGGGACGCGATGCGTGAACGGATCGAGAAGCTCGACCGCGCTGTGACGGTCCTCACCCATATGCTCGGCTGCCGCACCGACAAGGCCCTGGACTGCCCGATGACCGGCGGCTACATCCGGGGCCGGGTCGACGCGGCCCTCGACGGCACCCCGCACACCACCGACTTCTGGCCGGAGGGCGGAGGCGGCACCCAGGACGGGGACGACACCCGGAGCGGGCGCCGCGCCACGGGCGACGGGAGCGACGCGCACACCAGGAGCGGCACCCAGGACGGAGGCGGCGCCCACTGA
- a CDS encoding MFS transporter, translating into MALVLGFVLLSLNTRVAFGQLGPLAPVAGFGTGALTVLGLLPPLCMGLFAPLAPWVRRRFGEERGLFGASVLLLAGTIVRMAGLPGLFVGTVLVSVATAVVNVLIPVFVRSRFAPRRVGVMMGVYALSMGAGSALVAALMVPVWQASGHSWQTAIGVAVVPAALAAIGIAPQVRGSGSTAPQVRGHGAAGGVPQSPDSPRPPQLPARGRRGSAGQQGQQERQERPGRGLVWSLTAFFGLQTLLFYTTLAWLPAILVDAGVTGATAGNMQSVFIVGVAVGGFLTPVLAAARTDQRPHLLGIVLVCAGGYAGLLTAPAAAPALWAVVLGIGLGGGQAVAGVLYVKRGKDHEHVAALSTVAQTGGYLLAAVGPVTASVLHTVTGAWTVPLVVFVGVLLLSAVASLRAGHDRP; encoded by the coding sequence GTGGCACTGGTCCTCGGCTTCGTCCTCCTCAGCCTCAACACACGGGTCGCGTTCGGCCAGTTGGGTCCGCTGGCGCCGGTCGCCGGATTCGGTACCGGGGCGCTCACCGTGCTCGGGCTGCTTCCCCCGCTGTGCATGGGGCTGTTCGCGCCGCTCGCGCCGTGGGTACGGCGTCGGTTCGGCGAGGAGCGCGGCCTGTTCGGGGCGAGCGTTCTCCTGCTCGCCGGGACGATCGTCCGGATGGCCGGCCTGCCTGGTCTGTTCGTCGGCACCGTGCTCGTCAGCGTCGCCACGGCCGTCGTGAACGTGCTGATCCCCGTGTTCGTACGCAGCCGGTTCGCCCCGCGCCGGGTCGGCGTGATGATGGGCGTCTACGCCCTGTCCATGGGCGCCGGTTCAGCCCTCGTCGCGGCCCTGATGGTCCCGGTCTGGCAGGCGTCCGGACACTCCTGGCAGACCGCGATCGGCGTTGCCGTCGTCCCGGCGGCCCTCGCGGCCATCGGCATCGCCCCGCAGGTGCGCGGCTCCGGATCGACCGCCCCGCAGGTACGCGGTCACGGAGCGGCGGGCGGAGTCCCGCAGTCCCCGGACTCCCCCCGGCCCCCGCAGCTCCCGGCTCGGGGACGAAGGGGCTCGGCGGGGCAGCAGGGGCAGCAGGAGCGGCAGGAGCGGCCGGGGCGCGGGCTCGTGTGGAGCCTGACGGCATTCTTCGGCCTCCAGACGCTGCTCTTCTACACCACGCTCGCCTGGCTGCCCGCGATCCTCGTGGACGCCGGGGTCACCGGGGCGACGGCCGGGAACATGCAGTCGGTGTTCATCGTCGGCGTCGCCGTGGGCGGCTTCCTCACCCCGGTCCTGGCCGCCGCGCGAACCGACCAGCGCCCCCACCTGCTCGGCATCGTCCTTGTCTGCGCGGGCGGTTACGCGGGCCTGCTCACGGCCCCGGCCGCCGCCCCCGCGCTCTGGGCGGTCGTCCTCGGTATCGGTCTCGGCGGCGGGCAGGCCGTGGCCGGAGTGCTCTACGTCAAGCGGGGCAAGGACCACGAGCACGTGGCGGCGCTCTCCACGGTGGCGCAGACCGGCGGATACCTCCTCGCCGCGGTCGGACCGGTCACCGCGTCCGTGCTGCACACCGTGACGGGGGCATGGACGGTGCCCCTCGTCGTCTTCGTGGGCGTGCTGCTGCTCAGCGCCGTGGCGAGCTTGCGCGCCGGGCACGACCGCCCATGA
- a CDS encoding tetratricopeptide repeat protein produces the protein MSAATPRRLSLQQIVEEQRRAAFVGRDGELGLFRGNFDVPPEDPRHRFVFHVRGNAGVGKTSLVREWRQTARGCGALTASVDESAESVPEVLALIAAQFAAQGHPMKALDRLLATYRRRLHDAVAEAGAEGEPAAGEPSTGAVVAAQAGLIAAGALPVVGAFVGGIDPAVVARGAGGLRAVFGGRSRQQDDVRLLAEPVRVLTPVFVAELERVADAVPWIVLFLDTYERTAPLLDGWLTDLLTPGRYGALPANLVLTLAGQRRLDPARWADHTRLVADVPLEPFTERESRQLLTGRGVVEESVVREVLRLSGGLPVLVSTLAANPGAVGDASASAVERFLAGESDPDRRAAALACALPRRFDEDLVAVVVPQGAPGVYAWLHELPFVAERHSGRARYHDVVRAPMLRLQRTASPQRWTEAHDRLAGAFAARRDAAAEGIDPRRLWAEEPWRDAALDALYHRLCARPRTALPDALRAGIEVCGQHSGAARHWARTLAEAGEDADSAVLRDWGRDLLTALTDHGPRPTAALGLLLTRAELDDRARAAALVARAWSRFRAREFDAALSDHGRAIAVNPRSEQAYQGRAVVLRALGRYEDALADLDRAEEIAPTWAWVVRERGETYRRMGRLEEALTVLDRAHAMDPTDAVPLGSRGLVRHRLGRHEEALEDFDRAIARWPEYGWALVRRAGVRTILGDPVGALTDLDRAEELTPGLAGTEGERGEVYRALGRYEEAVASYGRALELNPDYAWAHGSRALAHEALGRPAEALADLDRALEIDPDYTWARTQRERLEATVRGSGEEPGS, from the coding sequence ATGTCCGCAGCCACCCCGCGCCGCCTTTCCCTCCAGCAGATCGTCGAGGAGCAACGCCGTGCCGCCTTCGTCGGGCGGGACGGCGAACTCGGCCTGTTCCGCGGGAACTTCGACGTGCCGCCGGAGGATCCGAGGCACCGTTTCGTGTTCCATGTGCGCGGCAACGCGGGGGTCGGCAAGACGTCCCTCGTACGGGAGTGGCGGCAGACGGCCAGGGGGTGCGGGGCGCTCACCGCGTCGGTCGACGAGAGCGCCGAGTCCGTACCGGAGGTACTGGCCCTGATCGCCGCGCAGTTCGCCGCGCAGGGGCACCCGATGAAGGCGCTGGACCGGCTGCTGGCCACGTACCGGCGCCGGCTGCACGACGCCGTCGCCGAGGCCGGGGCGGAGGGCGAACCGGCGGCGGGCGAGCCGTCCACCGGGGCCGTGGTCGCGGCGCAGGCCGGGCTGATCGCCGCCGGGGCGCTGCCGGTCGTGGGGGCGTTCGTCGGGGGCATCGACCCGGCGGTGGTGGCGCGCGGCGCGGGCGGGCTGCGGGCCGTGTTCGGCGGCCGGTCGCGGCAGCAGGACGACGTCCGGCTGCTGGCGGAGCCGGTACGTGTCCTGACGCCCGTGTTCGTCGCCGAACTGGAACGGGTCGCGGACGCCGTGCCGTGGATCGTGCTCTTCCTCGACACGTACGAGCGCACCGCCCCGCTCCTCGACGGCTGGCTGACCGACCTGCTCACCCCCGGCCGGTACGGGGCCCTCCCGGCGAACCTCGTCCTCACCCTCGCCGGGCAGCGCCGCCTCGACCCCGCCCGCTGGGCCGACCACACCCGTCTGGTCGCGGATGTGCCGCTGGAGCCGTTCACCGAGCGGGAGTCGCGCCAACTCCTCACCGGACGGGGGGTGGTGGAGGAGAGCGTCGTACGGGAAGTGCTCCGGCTCTCCGGCGGGCTGCCGGTCCTCGTCTCCACGCTCGCCGCGAACCCGGGGGCGGTGGGCGACGCGAGCGCGAGCGCGGTCGAGCGCTTCCTGGCCGGGGAGAGCGACCCGGACCGCCGCGCCGCCGCGCTCGCCTGCGCGCTGCCCCGGCGCTTCGACGAGGACCTGGTGGCGGTCGTGGTGCCCCAGGGGGCGCCCGGAGTGTACGCGTGGCTGCACGAGCTGCCGTTCGTCGCCGAACGGCACTCCGGGCGGGCCCGGTACCACGATGTCGTCCGTGCCCCGATGCTCCGCCTCCAGCGCACCGCGTCGCCGCAGAGATGGACCGAGGCCCACGACCGCCTCGCCGGGGCCTTCGCCGCCCGCCGGGACGCGGCGGCGGAGGGGATCGACCCGCGCAGGCTCTGGGCCGAGGAGCCCTGGCGCGACGCGGCACTCGACGCGCTGTACCACCGGCTCTGCGCCCGCCCCCGTACCGCGCTGCCCGATGCCCTGCGCGCCGGGATCGAGGTCTGCGGTCAGCACTCGGGCGCCGCCCGCCACTGGGCCCGGACCCTCGCGGAGGCGGGCGAGGACGCCGACAGCGCCGTACTGCGCGACTGGGGCCGGGACCTGCTGACCGCCCTGACCGACCACGGCCCCCGCCCCACCGCCGCCCTCGGGCTCCTGCTGACCCGCGCCGAGCTGGACGACCGGGCCAGGGCGGCCGCCCTCGTGGCACGGGCCTGGAGCCGCTTCCGGGCCCGGGAGTTCGACGCCGCCCTGTCCGACCACGGGCGGGCCATCGCCGTGAACCCGCGCAGTGAACAGGCCTATCAGGGACGGGCGGTGGTGCTGCGGGCGCTCGGCCGGTACGAGGACGCCCTCGCGGATCTGGACCGGGCCGAGGAGATCGCCCCCACCTGGGCGTGGGTGGTGCGCGAGCGCGGTGAGACGTACCGGCGGATGGGGCGGCTGGAGGAGGCCCTGACCGTCCTGGACCGGGCCCACGCCATGGACCCGACCGACGCCGTGCCGCTCGGCAGCCGCGGCCTGGTCCGCCACCGCCTGGGCCGGCACGAGGAGGCGCTGGAGGACTTCGACCGGGCGATCGCCCGGTGGCCGGAGTACGGCTGGGCGCTGGTGCGGCGGGCCGGTGTCCGTACCATCCTGGGCGACCCGGTCGGCGCCCTCACGGACCTGGACCGGGCCGAGGAGCTGACCCCGGGGCTGGCCGGGACCGAGGGGGAGCGGGGCGAGGTCTACCGGGCGCTCGGGCGCTACGAGGAGGCCGTGGCGAGCTACGGGCGTGCGCTGGAGCTGAACCCCGACTACGCCTGGGCACACGGCAGCAGAGCCCTCGCCCACGAGGCCCTGGGCAGGCCCGCGGAAGCCCTCGCCGACCTGGACCGGGCGCTGGAGATCGACCCGGACTACACCTGGGCACGCACCCAGCGCGAAAGGCTGGAGGCGACGGTCCGGGGGAGCGGGGAGGAACCGGGAAGCTGA
- a CDS encoding ADP-ribosylglycohydrolase family protein — translation MSTGTTAVWGRAEQQDFRSRVRGALLGGAIGDALGAAVTGLTLEEIREAHGAEGITDFVPAPGSPAPGSLAPGSPVPGNPVPAGSPPGSRGAVTAVTQLTLFTVDGLIRAQVRRDTGAWHPPTDVHQAHLRWAATQRDWGPDERRKDNGWLAAQEWLYARRDPTRECLTGFGDTIMGTLDRPKNPTARDAAALTRSAPFGLLVGWEPQLVLQLAVECAAQTHGHPAAQLAAGAFGLLVHGLARGETLDGSVQHALDLLAERPGHEPVTEALQQALGSVRQGIPGPALIEALGDTDTAEDVLAVAVYCALVGEDIRHGLKLAVNHGGPSRATGAVCGALLGALHGETALPPAWLSELEGRATLLEIADDFAMEMTQGPALHSPTAAAPGWLVRYPRG, via the coding sequence GTGAGCACAGGGACCACGGCTGTCTGGGGCCGGGCCGAGCAGCAGGACTTCCGCAGCCGGGTACGCGGCGCGCTGCTCGGCGGGGCCATCGGTGACGCGCTCGGGGCCGCGGTCACGGGGCTCACCCTGGAGGAGATCCGCGAGGCCCACGGCGCCGAAGGGATCACCGATTTCGTCCCGGCGCCGGGAAGCCCCGCGCCGGGAAGCCTTGCCCCCGGAAGCCCCGTGCCCGGTAACCCCGTGCCCGCCGGCTCCCCGCCCGGCAGCCGCGGAGCCGTCACCGCGGTCACCCAGCTCACCCTGTTCACCGTCGACGGGCTGATCCGTGCCCAGGTCCGCCGTGACACCGGCGCCTGGCACCCGCCCACCGATGTGCATCAGGCGCATCTGCGCTGGGCCGCGACCCAGCGCGACTGGGGGCCCGACGAACGCCGCAAGGACAACGGCTGGCTGGCCGCGCAGGAGTGGCTGTACGCCCGCCGCGACCCCACCCGGGAATGCCTCACCGGCTTCGGCGACACCATCATGGGCACCCTCGACCGGCCCAAGAACCCCACCGCCCGGGACGCGGCCGCGCTCACCCGGTCCGCGCCGTTCGGGCTGCTGGTGGGCTGGGAGCCGCAGCTCGTCCTCCAACTGGCCGTCGAGTGCGCCGCCCAGACCCACGGCCACCCGGCGGCCCAGCTCGCCGCCGGGGCCTTCGGCCTCCTGGTGCACGGGCTGGCCCGCGGCGAGACCCTGGACGGCTCCGTCCAGCACGCCCTGGACCTGCTCGCGGAACGCCCCGGTCATGAACCGGTCACCGAGGCACTGCAGCAGGCACTCGGCTCCGTACGCCAGGGAATCCCGGGCCCGGCGCTGATCGAGGCGCTGGGAGACACGGACACCGCGGAGGACGTCCTGGCCGTGGCCGTGTACTGCGCGCTGGTCGGCGAGGACATCCGGCACGGCCTGAAGCTCGCGGTGAACCACGGTGGGCCCTCCCGGGCCACCGGGGCGGTCTGCGGGGCCCTGCTCGGCGCGCTGCACGGCGAGACGGCACTGCCGCCGGCCTGGCTGTCCGAACTGGAGGGGCGCGCCACCCTCCTCGAAATCGCCGACGACTTCGCGATGGAGATGACCCAGGGCCCGGCCCTCCACAGCCCGACCGCGGCCGCCCCCGGCTGGCTGGTCCGCTACCCACGCGGCTGA
- a CDS encoding sodium:solute symporter family protein, with amino-acid sequence MNSLDWAVLIGYFGVMVAIGLWSHKRVDNVSDFFTAGGRMPWWLSGISHHMSGYSAVMFTGYAGIAYQYGVTSFVTWSLPIAIGIGIGAKLFAPRLNRLRSRLRVASPLEYLKDRYNIPTQQALAWSGLLLKIVDVGAKWAAIATLLSVFTGISLTQGIFITGAITAVYCTVGGLWADALTELGQFIIQLFAGLAMMVIAMSKLGGFSSLWTVWDRLPEGHTDPTAGPYTVTFLLAYLFIKTFEYNGGMWNQAQRYMATDSARSATRSARLSAVLWLVWPVVLFFPMWVAPLLVEARKPDASDSYALMTEQLLPHGLLGLVVVGFFSHTMAMCSSDANAISAVFTRDIAPVFSKAARTWSNRSGLLAARLSTLAFLGLSMALATQINSPTFKDIISVVIKWVAGLMGPIAIPFMLGLLRTFRRSGPTAALTSWAAGLLAFYFTNYNVDGSVKTDVALQYQVALPLAISLVLYIVIGFARPEDTPERDAIIDKVNWGDGDPDDDGPAPASDAAIPAQGGPPGSPVPGGPRKG; translated from the coding sequence ATGAACAGTCTCGACTGGGCCGTGCTCATCGGATACTTCGGTGTGATGGTCGCGATCGGACTCTGGTCGCACAAGCGCGTGGACAACGTCAGCGACTTCTTCACGGCCGGCGGCAGGATGCCGTGGTGGCTGTCGGGCATCTCGCACCACATGTCCGGCTACAGCGCGGTGATGTTCACCGGCTACGCCGGAATCGCGTACCAGTACGGCGTCACGTCCTTCGTCACCTGGTCGCTGCCGATCGCCATCGGCATCGGGATCGGCGCCAAGCTCTTCGCGCCCCGGCTCAACCGGCTGCGCTCGCGTCTGCGTGTCGCGTCCCCGCTCGAATATCTGAAGGACCGCTACAACATCCCGACCCAGCAGGCCCTGGCCTGGTCCGGTCTGCTGCTGAAGATCGTGGACGTCGGCGCCAAGTGGGCGGCCATCGCCACCCTGCTCTCCGTCTTCACCGGGATCTCGCTCACCCAGGGCATCTTCATCACCGGTGCCATCACCGCCGTCTACTGCACGGTCGGCGGGCTGTGGGCCGACGCGCTCACCGAACTGGGGCAGTTCATCATCCAGTTGTTCGCGGGGCTGGCCATGATGGTCATCGCCATGAGCAAGCTGGGTGGCTTCAGTTCGCTGTGGACCGTCTGGGACAGGCTGCCCGAGGGACACACCGACCCGACGGCCGGACCGTACACCGTGACGTTCCTGCTGGCGTACCTGTTCATCAAGACCTTCGAGTACAACGGCGGCATGTGGAACCAGGCCCAGCGCTACATGGCCACGGACTCCGCGCGCTCCGCGACCCGTTCGGCCCGGCTCTCCGCGGTCCTGTGGCTGGTCTGGCCGGTCGTCCTGTTCTTCCCCATGTGGGTGGCCCCGCTGCTCGTCGAGGCGAGGAAGCCGGACGCCTCGGACAGCTACGCGCTGATGACCGAACAACTGCTGCCGCACGGTCTGCTGGGCCTGGTCGTCGTCGGCTTCTTCTCGCACACGATGGCCATGTGCTCCTCGGACGCCAACGCCATCTCCGCCGTCTTCACCCGCGACATCGCCCCCGTCTTCTCGAAGGCGGCCCGCACCTGGAGCAACCGCAGCGGTCTGCTGGCGGCCCGGCTGTCCACACTGGCCTTCCTCGGCCTGTCGATGGCACTGGCGACACAGATCAACTCACCGACGTTCAAGGACATCATCTCGGTCGTCATCAAGTGGGTGGCCGGCCTGATGGGCCCGATCGCGATCCCGTTCATGCTGGGGCTCCTGCGTACGTTCCGCAGGTCCGGACCGACGGCGGCGCTCACCAGCTGGGCCGCGGGTCTGCTCGCGTTCTACTTCACCAACTACAACGTCGACGGCTCGGTGAAGACGGATGTCGCGCTGCAGTACCAGGTGGCACTGCCGCTCGCGATCTCGCTGGTGCTCTACATCGTGATCGGCTTCGCCAGACCCGAGGACACCCCGGAGCGCGACGCGATCATCGACAAGGTCAACTGGGGCGACGGAGATCCGGACGACGACGGTCCGGCCCCGGCGTCTGATGCGGCGATTCCGGCCCAGGGCGGTCCTCCCGGCTCACCGGTGCCGGGCGGGCCGAGGAAGGGCTAG
- a CDS encoding SDR family oxidoreductase produces the protein MLLAGKTVIVSGVGAGLGHRIAEAVVRDGGNAVLGARTAANLAKSAAEIDPEGRHTARLATDITDEGQCLALAALASERFGGIDAVVHVAAWDSYFGGLEDADFATWQAVIDVNLLGTLRMTRACLPALKERGGSVVVIGTQSSVAAPSQVRQAAYAASKGALTSAMYSLARELGPHRIRVNTVVPGWMWGPPVQAFVRFTADTEGVPEAEVLARLTDRMALPELATDEDVAQAATFLASDRARSITGQSLLVNAGELMR, from the coding sequence ATGTTGCTCGCGGGGAAGACCGTCATCGTGTCGGGCGTCGGGGCCGGGCTGGGGCACCGGATCGCGGAGGCCGTCGTCCGGGACGGGGGCAACGCGGTGCTCGGGGCGCGTACCGCGGCGAATCTCGCCAAGTCGGCCGCCGAGATCGACCCGGAGGGCCGGCACACCGCCCGTCTGGCGACCGACATCACGGATGAGGGGCAGTGCTTGGCGCTGGCCGCACTGGCGTCGGAGCGGTTCGGCGGGATCGACGCGGTGGTCCATGTCGCCGCCTGGGACAGCTACTTCGGCGGCCTGGAGGATGCCGACTTCGCCACCTGGCAGGCGGTCATCGATGTCAACCTGCTCGGTACGCTGCGGATGACGCGGGCCTGCCTGCCCGCGCTCAAGGAGCGGGGCGGCTCGGTGGTCGTCATCGGTACGCAGTCCTCGGTGGCCGCCCCGTCGCAGGTGAGGCAGGCGGCGTACGCGGCGTCCAAGGGGGCGCTGACCTCGGCGATGTATTCACTGGCGCGGGAACTGGGGCCGCACCGGATCCGGGTGAACACCGTGGTGCCGGGCTGGATGTGGGGACCGCCGGTGCAGGCGTTCGTCCGGTTCACCGCCGACACCGAGGGCGTACCGGAGGCCGAGGTGCTGGCCCGGCTCACCGATCGGATGGCGCTGCCCGAACTGGCCACGGACGAGGATGTGGCGCAGGCCGCCACATTCCTGGCCTCGGACCGGGCGCGGTCCATCACCGGCCAGTCGCTGCTGGTCAACGCCGGGGAACTGATGCGCTGA
- a CDS encoding DUF397 domain-containing protein, which produces MAILQGATEMWTKSSYSGGNGACVEVKSPVALSIAVRDSKAPEGPSITFVPGAWNAFVRDVAAGSINA; this is translated from the coding sequence ATGGCTATTCTTCAGGGTGCTACGGAAATGTGGACGAAGTCTTCGTACTCCGGGGGCAACGGCGCGTGCGTCGAGGTCAAGTCCCCGGTCGCTCTGTCCATCGCCGTGCGTGACTCGAAGGCTCCCGAGGGCCCCTCGATCACCTTCGTCCCCGGTGCGTGGAACGCGTTCGTGCGCGATGTCGCCGCAGGCTCCATCAACGCCTGA
- a CDS encoding helix-turn-helix transcriptional regulator — MPSHVNPTVRRRRLGQELRRLREIKGMTAEEVAERLLVSQSKISRLENGRRSISQRDVRDLCGVYEVEDVRVVDSLMQMAKDSRQQGWWHAFGDIPYSVYIGLETDAESLRVYEPQVVPGLLQTRAYAEALINGALPETSPSDIEKRVNVRARRQDRVNAPEHPLRLWAVIDESALRRMVGGKQVMREQLEHLVEQSLLPHVTVQVLPFDMGAHPGINGQYAILEFPDAADSSVVYIEGVTSDLYLEKANDVQRYSVMYEHLRAQSLNVEQTRQFISEMAKRYTS, encoded by the coding sequence GTGCCGTCCCATGTCAATCCCACTGTCAGGCGACGCCGATTGGGCCAGGAGTTGCGCCGCCTTCGCGAGATCAAGGGTATGACCGCCGAGGAAGTGGCGGAGCGCCTGCTGGTCTCGCAGTCGAAGATCAGCCGGCTGGAGAACGGCCGCCGTTCCATCAGCCAGCGTGACGTCCGCGATCTGTGCGGGGTGTACGAGGTCGAGGACGTCCGGGTCGTCGACTCGCTGATGCAGATGGCCAAGGACTCCCGCCAGCAGGGCTGGTGGCATGCCTTCGGCGACATCCCGTACAGCGTCTACATCGGACTGGAGACCGACGCGGAGTCGCTGCGGGTGTACGAACCCCAGGTCGTTCCCGGACTCCTGCAGACCCGGGCCTACGCCGAGGCGCTGATCAACGGCGCGCTGCCGGAGACCTCGCCGTCCGACATCGAGAAGCGCGTCAATGTGCGCGCCCGGCGCCAGGACCGGGTCAACGCGCCCGAGCATCCGCTGCGGCTGTGGGCGGTGATCGACGAGTCGGCGCTGCGCCGGATGGTCGGCGGCAAGCAGGTGATGCGCGAGCAGCTGGAACACCTCGTCGAGCAGTCCCTCCTTCCACATGTGACAGTGCAGGTGCTGCCGTTCGACATGGGCGCGCACCCGGGCATCAACGGGCAGTACGCGATTCTGGAGTTCCCGGACGCCGCGGACTCCAGCGTCGTCTACATCGAGGGCGTCACCAGCGATCTCTATCTGGAGAAGGCGAACGACGTACAGCGCTACAGCGTCATGTACGAACATCTGCGGGCGCAGTCACTGAATGTGGAGCAGACCCGGCAGTTCATCAGCGAGATGGCCAAGCGGTACACCAGCTGA
- a CDS encoding GPP34 family phosphoprotein: protein MGRSRRTIPEELLLLALDPTTGTTAQPQSLDLGLAGAQLVELALAGRIAPDGDRIAVVMPRPTGDPTLDSALELLRRRGSPVRAVHWIGGPRLGLRQIYLAHLERCGMVHAVAGQMCGVLPTTRYQATDTAISRDIRARLDSAIRTGVPPDPRTAALAALAHAVGLGKHLYPGNEGRSSRSRLRDLIRHDPMGGLVAHAVMDVQNGVAVQPRRNQQAAGVPLQPQAQSRRGSMAQTAAH from the coding sequence ATGGGCAGGAGCCGCAGAACAATTCCGGAGGAGCTTCTGCTGCTCGCTCTGGACCCGACCACGGGTACCACAGCGCAGCCGCAGTCGCTCGACCTCGGCCTGGCCGGGGCACAGCTAGTAGAGCTGGCTCTGGCAGGACGGATAGCCCCTGACGGGGATCGTATCGCCGTGGTGATGCCACGGCCGACAGGAGATCCGACTCTGGACTCCGCACTGGAACTGCTGCGCCGTCGCGGCAGCCCGGTCCGGGCCGTCCACTGGATCGGCGGACCCCGGCTGGGGCTGCGCCAGATCTATCTCGCCCATCTGGAGCGGTGCGGCATGGTGCATGCCGTGGCGGGCCAGATGTGCGGAGTACTGCCGACGACTCGCTACCAGGCGACGGACACGGCAATCAGCCGGGACATCAGAGCCCGGCTGGACAGCGCGATCCGCACCGGTGTACCGCCGGACCCGCGGACCGCGGCGCTCGCCGCACTGGCCCACGCGGTCGGACTCGGCAAGCACCTGTACCCCGGGAACGAGGGGCGTTCATCGCGCTCCCGGCTCCGGGACCTGATCAGACACGACCCGATGGGCGGACTCGTGGCGCATGCCGTGATGGACGTCCAGAACGGTGTGGCCGTACAGCCACGCCGCAATCAGCAAGCAGCGGGCGTGCCGTTGCAACCGCAAGCGCAGTCGCGCCGCGGCAGCATGGCGCAGACCGCCGCGCACTGA